The DNA window TTCTTTCTATAATTATATCCCTTGATTATGAAAATATGAAATTATTAAAAGCAGCATGGAAACGAATAGAATACAAAAAGGCCGAAACGAATTGAATTCTTCGTTTCGGCCTTTTAATTCGTTCACTTCAGTTGTTCAAGCCCATAGTTCCGAACACGGAATACATGGTCGCTTAAAATATCGATGTCTTCCTGATTGTGGCTGGTCAATACAATTGTTTTTCCTTGCTCTTTCAGCAAGAACAACAAATCGCGTATTTTTTCGACACTGTCTATATCCAAAGCATTAAAAGGTTCATCCAGCAAAAGCACTTCCTGGTCCTCCATGATGGCTTGAGCCAATGCCAGTTTCTGTTTCATACCCAATGAATAATTCTTCACCTTCTGCTGTGCTGCAGGCTGCAAGCCGACAGTTGTCATCGCATCTTTAATTTGGTCATCGGTAATCTGGTTTTGAATCATCGCCAGATATTTGAGGTTTTCAAAACCACTTTTATTGCCCAAATAGCCCGGACGATCAATAATGACGCCAAAGTTATTGGGGAACCTATTTTGTTTCCCCAGTTGTACGCCTCTTACGGTAACCGTTCCTTGATCTGGGAAGACAAACCCACACATCATTTTGAACAAAACCGATTTGCCGGATCCATTTGGGCCAACCAATCCGTAAATTCCCCCCTTTTCAATGGAAAGATCCGTGTTCTCAAGCAGAACCAATCCCTTATAAGATTTGCTTACATCTTTCATTTCAATCAAGGTCATTTTGTCACTTCCTTTTCAGAAATTGAAATCTTTCTTACGGAGTACATAGACAAGTGCTGCCGACAACAACAGGCTATAAATCAGCAATACTCCGGAATGCTGGACGAGCGGTGTCGATTCCAGCAATAATCCCATGCTGTTTAATCCGAAGGGAAAGAAGTAATTGAAATTCACACCCGGAAACATGAAAATGCTCAAGCCAAGCAGAACCGAGAAACTTTTCATCACATCTTCTGTCAGCAGTGATACCAAAATCACCAGCAGGATATAGAAGACCAGCTGCAAAAATCCGTTCACCCAAAAGTGATAAAGAATCGGTGGCAAAGAAGTACCCGGAAACAACAGCGAGGTCCCGATTAACGGATAATCAAAAGCAGTGCCAATCAATAATGCACTAGCCATCAATATCGATAGAAAAAGAAGTATAAATCCGAATAGCTTCGTCAGCCATCCGACCAGCCATTTCACCATTGAACGATGACGGATGATGGAGGTATAATTCATTTCCTTCAGCTGTGTGTGCAGAAAAAGTTGGACAAAATACATGAAGCCTAGAAAGACAATCAAATAAAAAATGAAAGAGAGAATATCGAAACCTTCCTGAGTCGTGCCGAAAAAGGAGACAATCCAATAATCGACCGCTGTCATTTGCTCTCCGCGGAATTGTACAGCTTTCGTGATAAGGGCAAATAAAATAAAAACACTGAATGCAAATATTGGCCATTTTTCTTTGAGCTGCGTTTTTAAAAGGGGATAATCTCTCCCAATCAGCCATAAGCTGCCAACGCCCATCAGTAGGAGAGTACCTAGAACACTAACCGGAATAATGAACTGCCCAAAACTACCGATACCATGGAACAAACTTAAATAATTCGGCAAGGAAATCCATTTAAAGGATGACGGAAACACTTTAAAGGACAGAATTGCCAGGATAAACAAGGAAGTCAAAAATGAATTGAGCAGCCATTTACTTTTGGAAACCGCGTATAACATAGCAGCCAGCAAATGGATGATGGTCAGGGTCAGGAAAAATAATAGAAACTGGCCAGCCCAAGCCAACAATGGAAAGGAGAAGGAACTGCTCAGTATGAAAAGTATTTCATTGCCATCCCGGTCCAGTTTTGAAATCTCACTCCATTCCATCGAAAAGGGAAGGCTGATGGCCAGGCTTAGAATCGCTGCGTTCCAAAGCAATAACAATAGAAACGTGAACAAGGAAAAATCCAGTGTCTGGCGAACGATCCATTTGGCATACGAGCCGAAACGGATCAACAATGTGTATTCAAAGGAATGCGTCAGTTGATAGCCGATTCGGAAAAGGAACAATGGAAACATCAAGTAATTGATTAAATAGACGTCGTTGCTCCCTTGCAGCAAGAGATCCCAAAAGTTATAGGAGCATTCGATTCCTGAGATGGTTATCAGGGACTGCCGAATGCTCCATGCATACAGGCCAATCACAGGTACAATCAACAACCAATTCAGAGCCGGCCATCTATTCCGCGTGCTCATAAACAGCCTTCTCAAATCGATTTTTTGTATAAAGAATTAAAGCTGATAAAAACAAAAGGTTTATCGAAAATGGCACCAGAACCGTCCAGAGTGGCTGTTGAGTGATGTTAAAAGGGAAGACCGTACTGGTCATTGAGAACTGCGGATAGCCCAAAACTGCAATCGCAAAATCAATGATAAAATACCAAAGAAAAGGCATCGAAAGAGCCAGGAAGCTGTTTTTGATCAGCAGCGTCAAGACATAAGCAGCCGTCGCATAGAGGACCGCGTTTACTGCCACCCATATAGAATAGAGGATGGCGTAGACAAAGGTCCCGTAGCGAAGAAAAGGCTCGAATGTGCCAACCGAAACGACGCCTTGTCTCCGTGTGAAATAGCTGACGAGTCCGATCGCCGGTTCAATATAGACGATAAACACAAAGGGCAGGAAAATCATCAGAAAAGCAGTACCAAAAACGATCGCGGCGTTCACAATGCCTTTCGCCGTTACATACTGAGAAAGACGAACGCGAGTCTTCGTATAAGTAATGAAATTCTCTTTCTGTTCAATGGCATAACTGTTGGCGTACAGTATGATGAAAAACAAAGGAAACAGCAGGGCAATGACGCTTCCGATGGTTTCCGTGTGGACATCGACAGGCCGATAAAATTCATAACCGGTACGTACCGCAAGAAACTGGATGGTCGGTAAAAGGGAGGTGGCGACCAAAGCTAAAAGAAAACGTTGCCATGTCATGGCCTTTTGCCATTCCGTTTTGATCAAATGCTTCATAATTGTCTCCTTTCCATAAGATCCACTTATTTATCGCTTGAAATTTCTTTTTGCATGGTAACGATTGATCGCAAACCAGATTGAAAATAGGATAATAAATCCGGTGAATCCAATTGCCAAGAGCAACAAACCGATAATCCGTGTATCCGTAATTTCCAAAACCACAAAATTTTCATCCGTGCCATAGCTGTATTCAGTTGAAAATAAGCTGGCGGGGAAACTGGCATCATTGCTTGAAGTGTAAAATGAATCTGCGGAAGAAGAGTCCGTGTAAATCCTTGATTCCTGGATGTACGTGGTTTGGTCGAGAAGCGTCTCGATTTTCTGCTCATCTGCTTCTGCCAATTCGGCAGCATCTCCAGCGATTCCACTAATGTTGTAAGCGATATCTGCTTGTTCTGCAGTCTGGTTATTGCCGTTGATGAGGATGAAAACAGCCGCAATAACTGTTACTAGCAACAGGACTGTTCCGATGGAAAGAATCCATTTTCCGAAGTTTTTCTGGCGTTCAAACATCTGATTGATCAGGTTACGCAGCTCGGTGACTTCTCCGAAACGTTCCTTGGCGATTTGGACTGCCTGATCTTCTGTTATGCCATCAGCCTGCAGTTCTTGAACCGTTTCGAGCAAATGATTTTTCATTTCCAATTTAAGTTCCTGAATTTCTTGAGTATTTCCTTTGGCATGGCGATAAACTTGATCTACATATTCATCAATCTTCCGCGTCATCATTTCCACCTCCGATAAATCCATCGATTATCCCTTTCACAAATTCCCACTCAGCTTGCTTTTGGCGATAGCCTTCCTGGCCTAAGGGGGTAAGCTTGTAATACTTTCTTCGCCCGCCAGCCCCTTGTTCATCTCCCCAGTAAGACTCAATCCAGTTGTTTTTTTCCATCCGTTTCAAGGAAAGATAGAGTGTGCCTTCTTTCATCTCAAACTGGTTCTTGCTCTTTTCCCGGACCAGTTTGGCAATTTCATAGCCGTACCGGTCTTTGGTAAAGAGAAGGGAGAGAATGATGGTGTCGATATGTCCCTTCAGCACTTCTTTGTTGATTTCCACGAAATTCACCTCTTTCAACTAATATAAATAACTATACCTAATAATGCAAGGTATTATTTAAAAAACTCTCAATAATAAGTCTATATATCTTCAAATTATCAGAAGTTTACCCAGACTATTCCTATAAACTAATCCCCAGCAACCTTGTTTTAAGAGGATTGCTGGGGTTTCTAGATTCATATGCAAAAAAACTTAGAACAGGTGCAAAATAGCACTTAAAGTGACATTCAAATTTTCTTCTTTGTCTCTTTTGCTTTGTCTCATAATTCTTTTCAAAATCAATTTATCATAAATGGTGTCTCAAAATGATTTTAAAAGAAATGGGGAAGAAGTAGAATGTCAGATTTTGAATTAGTAATGCACCAAGATGTACTGGAGACTCAGAAGCGTTACCACAACAGGAAAATTCATATTGAAACAAAGATGGAGGAAATCCCAAGGCAATACGACGGGGATATTCGTAGGTACAAAAAGTATCGCTGTAGTACGAGTCAAATTGTTGGAACAGAGGCGATGCTCGATTATTTATATATATCGCTGATCGAGCAAAAGGTTAAAAAAACAACATGGGAACGACGATTGGCAGCTATTCGAAAATATTTGAGTGTGATTCATGGAATAGATTTTAGAGCAAAGGCTAGAGTTGCATACGAACTTTCAGCAATGAGGAAGATGTATCGTGAAGATCAGTATGCTCACTTAATCCAAGTTCGAGGAAAGTCAGCCATTAATAAGAAGGAATTGATGAATATTATAAACACTCTTCCGATAAGAGCAAAGACGACTTGTTTAGTTAACGTGGTAACCGCCAACAGACTCAATGAAATGGTTCGATTAAGAGTACGAGATTTTGATTTGAAAAATAGACTTGTTCATGTTTATTTGAAGAAACAAAAAAGGTGGCATACTAAACGACTCACACTAGAAGTTATTAACGCAATTGACGTTTATATACGCGAATACGACCTTAAAACAGATAATTACTTCGTAGGAAGAGTATATAAGAATGGA is part of the Planococcus kocurii genome and encodes:
- a CDS encoding ABC transporter ATP-binding protein, coding for MTLIEMKDVSKSYKGLVLLENTDLSIEKGGIYGLVGPNGSGKSVLFKMMCGFVFPDQGTVTVRGVQLGKQNRFPNNFGVIIDRPGYLGNKSGFENLKYLAMIQNQITDDQIKDAMTTVGLQPAAQQKVKNYSLGMKQKLALAQAIMEDQEVLLLDEPFNALDIDSVEKIRDLLFLLKEQGKTIVLTSHNQEDIDILSDHVFRVRNYGLEQLK
- a CDS encoding ABC transporter permease codes for the protein MKHLIKTEWQKAMTWQRFLLALVATSLLPTIQFLAVRTGYEFYRPVDVHTETIGSVIALLFPLFFIILYANSYAIEQKENFITYTKTRVRLSQYVTAKGIVNAAIVFGTAFLMIFLPFVFIVYIEPAIGLVSYFTRRQGVVSVGTFEPFLRYGTFVYAILYSIWVAVNAVLYATAAYVLTLLIKNSFLALSMPFLWYFIIDFAIAVLGYPQFSMTSTVFPFNITQQPLWTVLVPFSINLLFLSALILYTKNRFEKAVYEHAE
- a CDS encoding permease prefix domain 1-containing protein, which gives rise to MMTRKIDEYVDQVYRHAKGNTQEIQELKLEMKNHLLETVQELQADGITEDQAVQIAKERFGEVTELRNLINQMFERQKNFGKWILSIGTVLLLVTVIAAVFILINGNNQTAEQADIAYNISGIAGDAAELAEADEQKIETLLDQTTYIQESRIYTDSSSADSFYTSSNDASFPASLFSTEYSYGTDENFVVLEITDTRIIGLLLLAIGFTGFIILFSIWFAINRYHAKRNFKR
- a CDS encoding PadR family transcriptional regulator, with amino-acid sequence MEINKEVLKGHIDTIILSLLFTKDRYGYEIAKLVREKSKNQFEMKEGTLYLSLKRMEKNNWIESYWGDEQGAGGRRKYYKLTPLGQEGYRQKQAEWEFVKGIIDGFIGGGNDDAED
- a CDS encoding tyrosine-type recombinase/integrase; translated protein: MSDFELVMHQDVLETQKRYHNRKIHIETKMEEIPRQYDGDIRRYKKYRCSTSQIVGTEAMLDYLYISLIEQKVKKTTWERRLAAIRKYLSVIHGIDFRAKARVAYELSAMRKMYREDQYAHLIQVRGKSAINKKELMNIINTLPIRAKTTCLVNVVTANRLNEMVRLRVRDFDLKNRLVHVYLKKQKRWHTKRLTLEVINAIDVYIREYDLKTDNYFVGRVYKNGRYESTAISEIGYCKALQRWTGLTGYNFRKSQVVAMHAAGADVSTIAKQTGHQSLETLIQHYLTVSEETIDKYL